The Acidimicrobiales bacterium genome includes the window GACCTCGGAGCGGCGCAGGGACAGCAGTCCGATGACGAGGGGAAGGACGATCCAGATCATCGTGGTCGAGCCGAGCATCGCCCACTCCTTGACAGTGTTCGTGGCGCCATCGAGGAGCGCCACCTGCGTGTGGTGCCAGTCGATCCACGGCTGCAGGTCCTCGAACCACGAACGCACCTGAGCCAGGAGCGCGAGGATGCCCGGCATGACCAGTGAAGCGACGAAGTAGCCCACGATCGCGGCCGCGGAGTTGCGCAGCACGACACCGAGGGCGAAGCCGAAGGCCATGCCAACCAGGTTGTAGAGCATCATCTGGAGTGCCATGGACAACGAAATGTCCCACGCGGTGTCGACGCCTGCGAGCGCGGACCCGGCCACGTTGCCGAGGGCGCCGACCGCGAAGGCGACGGAGACGGCGCCGAGGCCCACCAGGAGGGTCGCGATCGCCTTGGCGCCGATCACGCGGCCGCGGCTCGGCACCAGCGTGAAGGTCGTGAGCCCACTTCGCTGGCTCCACTCACCTGTGACGGCCAGGATCGCGATGATCGGCAAGATCACCGACATCGGGAACCCGCTCGCCCTCACGAAGTTCTGGTAGGTGACGTCGCTGTTGAGGCCGAGGACGAGGAGCGACCCGGCCGAGATGGGCGACAGGACGCCGATGCTGATGAGCATCCAGAATCCCGAGCGGGTGTTGAACATCTTGCGCAGCTCGACCTTGACGAGTCGGGTGGTCGGGATGGGCTGGGCGGTCCGTCGGGCCGGCTCGGCCTCGATGGTGTCGGGAGGGACGATCGTGGCGGTCATGCCGCAACTCCTTCGCGTTGGGTGTCGGCAGTGAGGGACAGGAACATGTCTTCGAGCCCGGTGCCCTCGGCGGACCGGAGCTCGGTGAGGGCGATGCCAGCTGTCAGGGCCACCGCCCCGACCCGAGCAGGGTCGGCGTCCGTGCGTACCGAGCCGTCCCCTGCGAGCGTGCTGGGGATCCCGGCCCGTTCGAGGGCGTGCGCGAGGTCGCGCGGTGACGTCGACCGGACGAGCGTCCCCGCTGCGGCCAGCAGCTCTTCCTTGCTGCCGGACGCGACGATCTTGCCGTTCCCGATCACGACCAGGTCGTCGGCGATGACCTCGATCTCGTGGAGCAGGTGCGAGGACAACAGGACGGTGCCGCCCTGGCTGGCAAAGCCCGTCAGCAGGTCGCGCATCCACCGGATCCC containing:
- a CDS encoding ABC transporter permease subunit, with the protein product MTATIVPPDTIEAEPARRTAQPIPTTRLVKVELRKMFNTRSGFWMLISIGVLSPISAGSLLVLGLNSDVTYQNFVRASGFPMSVILPIIAILAVTGEWSQRSGLTTFTLVPSRGRVIGAKAIATLLVGLGAVSVAFAVGALGNVAGSALAGVDTAWDISLSMALQMMLYNLVGMAFGFALGVVLRNSAAAIVGYFVASLVMPGILALLAQVRSWFEDLQPWIDWHHTQVALLDGATNTVKEWAMLGSTTMIWIVLPLVIGLLSLRRSEVK